The genomic DNA TCATCGGTTCCATGGGCATGTCACGGTTGATGCAGAACGGGCAATACGGGACTTTGGTACCATAAAAGAAGAAATTATCAATCAATTTACAAGCAAAATTAAAACAAAAGTTAAGATTACAATTTATATTGATGCGGATATAGAGAATGGTGCAGACGAAAAACTGATTCGGGATGTATCCGAAAATTGTAAAATATTACATTTTGATGCCTGTGAGTTTGAAGATTAACTTTCAGTTTCTTATGGATATATCCAATATAACTAGGAATACTTAGTGAAAAACTATTTCAGTTGAACAAAAAATCTTTGTTTAATCACTCCTTTACCCTGATCTCACTGCTGCCTGAGCCATTTTCTTTTTCACTTTCTTCCGTTCAATCAATTTCTTCACTTTTTTCAATCTGAACAGATCTTCCCGTTCCCGCTCCTCGATACTGAACCGGATATACTTAGCCTGCTCTTTCAGTTCCGGAATAATAATCTGATCCAGGGCATTCACCCGTCTGCGGTTCATCTGGATCTCATTCCCGATCCGGCGGAGAGTCGTCTCGGTCTCGGCAAGCCGAATTATCATATCCATCTCGGCCTCGAACTTTTCAGCCGCTTCATTTATCCGGCTGCTGGTCCCGATAAGCCCGTATCCCCGCTGCATGACGTTCAGGGCAACACTCTTCTTCTGGATAACCGGAACCGGGACTCCCATGATATTCTTCCCGGATATATCAACCATGA from Methanospirillum hungatei JF-1 includes the following:
- a CDS encoding V-type ATP synthase subunit D; the protein is MEQVHPTRMELMKKRSQIVLAEQGRDLLKEKMEALIQEFFKIMVNFSESREGLEQLAIEADLALLVAEAVDDPIAVKSASYATKRQIMVDISGKNIMGVPVPVIQKKSVALNVMQRGYGLIGTSSRINEAAEKFEAEMDMIIRLAETETTLRRIGNEIQMNRRRVNALDQIIIPELKEQAKYIRFSIEEREREDLFRLKKVKKLIERKKVKKKMAQAAVRSG